A single genomic interval of Pseudomonadota bacterium harbors:
- a CDS encoding lipoprotein, with translation MKVQQGLVVALLLAFTVSACGQRGVLYLPGTPDPAEQTQGGPAEDEERDEEPGA, from the coding sequence GTGAAGGTGCAACAGGGACTCGTCGTCGCCCTCCTGCTGGCCTTCACGGTCAGCGCCTGCGGCCAACGTGGTGTCCTTTATCTCCCAGGAACCCCGGATCCGGCAGAACAGACCCAAGGCGGGCCCGCGGAGGATGAGGAGCGCGACGAGGAGCCGGGCGCCTGA
- a CDS encoding translocation/assembly module TamB domain-containing protein has product MRRTARWLALGSAATVAIVALAGILLLATPLGTWAVSRLLLPNALPSGVTVNGLSGRLGSELHFAQVQVVADGLVVDVSDATVKFNAWGLLLAPRSLIVERLAIARVQVEQAPTQAIQSAPVPGNPLPLGAPELPIHIRVEAVVLDAVDVESLSGGHATITGLQAAAQWNADGATVEDFRLTAELASSQATLAKLQARGQARWPSDPQQSTRVQLTLEGSAEGLPPLAISTSVEGALAKRPAFSIRSAAPLAGVLEGWVEGLESPATLEGEARLVVAEPIDLATMDARLPPITMRGELSTRLQERTLTSQPELEFGLEAFHTIPSDQRTATLEGSLALRGDIATPDGLIIESLTLLLGAKEAPAGRISLQGTASTTPSVEARLRIDGLNPAWMAPPWDGRLDGRIAVTASLEDGDSLPTIDLTELSVEGLLREQPVAVQGRARLNSVGRLAIDGLSARSGEATLEVDGTLTTRPSAGWLPTAADLDASLTIPALEQVLPAGAGRVSGHALLRGDLQHPTVVATLGAQELQLDGTVALDSAEASIKIDGRQALSVDARAERLQIAGATLAQVTANAAGSLEQHALTLSITNPEGTLRTAVDGAADLDDSRWIGTMRDFSLKALDREWRLAADEDNPGVGEPPKLIVSQQEQRLSPLCVAAPPHPDRICISGANAGGNLDTQVSLDAVALQPWTSLLGLPIRLDASLAGHVRAQRAAGEIPVITGGVRLSSGALNLRAVDPEQSDLSALRWDELAAELATIESTLIATATADLTDTGRLDAKVRLPQTILGTTTDLSAQLIDAQLQGVLEIPERLADALPGVSDLRGRATVDLSASGALNAPRLLGRVELRGVEGDIAQAGLHVQEGELTLIADGNTLTLNASAATGEGDLQTQANFEQGDAGWRGDLSLEGERVLVMDTPQVRALISPSLRAQVDTAQLTIELDGSVLVPEAQLRPIDLSNAVRTSNDEVIVGQAAAESTEGWRTKADLMFTLGDKVSYRGGGFKGLLRGELAVRERPGEIPTGNGELSVADARFSVFGQTLEVNRGRVVFIRSPLTNPGLDVQATRTVEDITVRVDVRGTLRDQVITVSSTPALPQADALSYLVVGKPVSELQGGGDSELLANAARQGGLAGADLLARRVGRRIGLDDFAVEQDQAGENAQLVVGKYLSPRLYVRYGLGLFETLNTWLLRYDLSRRWAVETQTGAQNSVDVLYSIEN; this is encoded by the coding sequence ATGAGGCGAACTGCTCGCTGGTTGGCACTGGGCAGCGCCGCCACTGTGGCGATCGTTGCGCTCGCAGGCATCCTGCTGCTGGCCACACCCCTGGGGACCTGGGCGGTGAGCCGTCTGCTGTTGCCGAACGCGCTGCCGAGCGGCGTGACGGTAAATGGCTTATCGGGTCGGCTCGGCAGCGAGCTGCACTTCGCACAGGTGCAGGTAGTGGCGGATGGTCTGGTGGTGGACGTCTCCGATGCCACCGTCAAGTTCAATGCCTGGGGACTGCTGCTGGCGCCTCGGTCACTAATCGTCGAGCGGCTAGCGATTGCTCGCGTGCAGGTTGAACAAGCGCCCACACAGGCCATCCAGAGCGCTCCGGTACCGGGTAACCCGCTACCGCTCGGTGCTCCCGAACTTCCGATCCACATCCGCGTTGAGGCCGTCGTCCTCGACGCGGTGGACGTAGAGAGCCTGAGCGGCGGGCATGCCACGATTACAGGGCTTCAAGCAGCTGCGCAGTGGAACGCCGATGGCGCCACCGTCGAAGACTTTCGCCTAACGGCAGAGCTAGCTTCGTCGCAGGCTACCCTTGCCAAGCTGCAGGCGCGCGGGCAAGCGAGATGGCCGAGCGATCCGCAGCAATCCACCCGGGTGCAACTGACTTTGGAAGGCAGTGCGGAGGGCTTGCCGCCGCTGGCGATCTCTACGAGCGTCGAGGGTGCTCTCGCCAAGCGCCCAGCATTTTCGATACGCAGCGCCGCACCACTCGCGGGCGTGCTCGAAGGCTGGGTGGAAGGGCTAGAGAGCCCGGCAACCCTTGAAGGAGAGGCGCGCCTGGTGGTAGCAGAGCCGATCGACCTTGCCACTATGGACGCTCGCCTGCCCCCGATCACGATGCGCGGCGAGCTTTCTACCCGACTGCAGGAGCGAACCTTAACGTCACAGCCTGAGTTGGAATTCGGCCTCGAGGCCTTCCACACCATCCCTTCCGACCAGCGCACAGCCACCTTGGAAGGCTCGCTAGCCTTACGCGGGGACATAGCGACACCCGATGGCCTTATCATTGAATCCCTGACGCTTCTTCTCGGTGCGAAGGAAGCACCTGCAGGCCGGATCAGCCTGCAAGGTACGGCAAGCACAACGCCCTCCGTCGAGGCCCGGCTGCGCATCGACGGACTGAACCCGGCCTGGATGGCGCCGCCCTGGGACGGGCGTTTGGACGGGCGTATCGCCGTCACGGCCTCGCTTGAAGACGGCGACTCACTGCCGACCATCGACCTGACCGAATTAAGCGTCGAAGGATTGCTGCGCGAGCAGCCGGTCGCCGTACAAGGCCGCGCTAGGCTCAACAGTGTAGGTCGCCTTGCGATAGACGGGCTCAGCGCCCGCAGCGGCGAGGCCACCCTCGAGGTCGATGGCACGCTTACCACACGTCCGAGCGCGGGTTGGCTACCGACGGCTGCGGACCTCGATGCGAGCTTGACGATTCCGGCACTGGAGCAAGTGCTACCCGCGGGAGCCGGCCGCGTGTCGGGCCATGCGCTGCTACGAGGCGACTTGCAGCACCCCACGGTCGTGGCCACCCTGGGCGCCCAGGAACTGCAGCTAGACGGCACTGTCGCCCTGGACAGCGCCGAAGCGAGTATCAAGATCGACGGGCGTCAAGCGCTCAGCGTCGACGCGCGCGCGGAACGACTGCAAATCGCTGGCGCCACCCTGGCGCAGGTCACAGCGAACGCCGCGGGTAGCCTCGAGCAACACGCACTCACCCTCTCGATCACCAACCCAGAAGGTACCTTGCGTACGGCCGTGGACGGCGCGGCGGATCTCGACGACTCGCGTTGGATCGGCACCATGCGCGACTTCTCGCTGAAGGCCCTCGATCGGGAATGGCGACTAGCCGCGGATGAAGATAACCCAGGCGTCGGGGAGCCGCCCAAGTTGATCGTGTCGCAGCAGGAGCAACGGCTCTCGCCCCTCTGCGTGGCTGCGCCACCGCACCCTGATCGCATTTGCATCAGCGGCGCGAACGCGGGCGGGAATCTCGATACGCAGGTGTCTTTGGATGCCGTCGCCCTTCAACCATGGACAAGCCTGCTCGGACTGCCCATTCGCCTCGATGCGAGCTTAGCGGGGCATGTTCGGGCCCAACGGGCGGCTGGCGAGATTCCGGTCATTACCGGCGGCGTGCGCCTGTCGTCAGGCGCGCTGAACCTGCGTGCGGTCGATCCCGAGCAGTCCGATCTGAGCGCTCTGCGGTGGGACGAGCTGGCGGCGGAGCTTGCCACGATTGAGAGCACACTCATCGCCACCGCCACAGCGGACCTCACCGATACGGGCCGACTGGACGCGAAGGTGCGCTTGCCGCAAACCATCCTCGGCACTACGACCGATCTCTCCGCTCAGTTGATCGACGCGCAACTCCAGGGAGTCCTAGAGATCCCCGAGCGCCTTGCCGACGCCCTACCCGGCGTAAGCGACCTGCGCGGTCGTGCCACCGTCGACCTATCGGCGAGCGGCGCCCTGAACGCGCCGCGCCTGCTGGGCCGTGTTGAATTGCGCGGCGTGGAGGGGGATATCGCCCAAGCAGGACTCCACGTTCAGGAGGGCGAGCTCACGCTGATCGCGGACGGCAACACCCTCACGCTCAACGCTAGCGCTGCGACCGGCGAAGGGGATTTGCAGACCCAAGCAAACTTCGAGCAGGGCGATGCAGGGTGGCGCGGCGACTTATCCCTCGAGGGCGAGCGGGTGCTGGTCATGGACACGCCACAGGTGCGCGCACTGATCTCACCCTCCCTGCGTGCACAAGTGGATACGGCTCAGCTGACCATTGAACTGGATGGGTCGGTCCTAGTGCCCGAAGCGCAGCTACGCCCCATCGATCTGTCCAACGCAGTGCGTACCTCGAACGATGAGGTGATCGTCGGTCAAGCGGCAGCAGAGTCGACCGAGGGTTGGCGCACCAAAGCTGACCTAATGTTTACACTAGGCGACAAGGTAAGCTATCGAGGCGGTGGCTTCAAGGGGCTCCTGCGAGGTGAGCTCGCCGTGCGGGAGCGACCGGGCGAAATCCCAACGGGCAATGGCGAGCTAAGCGTTGCCGACGCTCGCTTCTCGGTGTTCGGTCAGACCTTAGAGGTCAACCGTGGGCGCGTGGTGTTCATCCGCTCGCCCCTGACCAATCCCGGCTTGGACGTGCAAGCCACTCGTACGGTGGAAGACATCACCGTTCGAGTGGACGTACGCGGGACCTTGCGCGATCAAGTGATCACCGTGTCCTCGACACCGGCACTGCCCCAGGCCGACGCCCTGTCGTACCTAGTGGTCGGCAAACCCGTCAGTGAGCTGCAAGGCGGTGGCGACTCGGAGCTACTGGCGAACGCGGCGCGCCAGGGCGGGCTGGCGGGCGCTGACCTGCTGGCCCGTCGAGTCGGACGGCGCATCGGCCTCGATGATTTCGCCGTAGAACAAGACCAAGCTGGCGAGAACGCCCAGCTAGTGGTCGGTAAGTACCTGTCGCCACGGCTTTACGTGCGCTACGGGCTCGGTCTCTTCGAGACCCTGAATACGTGGCTGCTGAGGTACGATCTATCGCGGCGCTGGGCCGTGGAGACGCAGACCGGCGCGCAGAATTCCGTCGACGTGCTGTACTCCATCGAGAACTGA
- the lysA gene encoding diaminopimelate decarboxylase gives MASLVDDAFVSHDGTLHCEGVSLAHLAARFGTPCWVYSKRMLLDAWRAYDRAFGVHPHLVCYAVKANGNIALLQQLASVGAGFDIVSIGELQRVLAAGADPARVVYSGVCKTPEDLTIALARGIRCFNVESEAELDTLGELAAQASAQARVAIRVNPNISVDTHPYIATGLSDHKFGIPIAEAPALYRRAAQHPGLQVSGIACHIGSQIRQLDAFSSAAGALVTLADELEATDDIIIDHLDLGGGLGLNGDQNQRTPGIDAYVQCLVKAAGQGSRGREIVIEPGRSIVAEAGTLLTRVHYVKRNGDRTFALTDAGMNDFLRPALYGAEVPVAPVHAAGEGCLPVRCDVVGPVCESADFIARDRALPLAPKMLLAVGEAGAYGASMSSHYNARPRAAEILVDGLDAHLVREREPLEALMRGEHLLPARNAGLGTGSAG, from the coding sequence ATGGCATCACTTGTGGATGACGCCTTCGTCTCACACGACGGCACCTTGCACTGCGAAGGGGTGAGCCTCGCGCACCTAGCCGCGCGCTTCGGCACCCCCTGCTGGGTCTACTCCAAACGCATGCTGCTCGACGCCTGGCGCGCCTACGATCGGGCCTTCGGCGTCCATCCGCACCTTGTCTGCTACGCGGTGAAGGCGAACGGCAACATCGCCCTGCTGCAGCAGCTGGCCAGCGTCGGGGCGGGCTTCGACATCGTCTCAATCGGAGAACTGCAGCGAGTACTCGCCGCCGGTGCCGACCCTGCACGAGTGGTCTACTCCGGCGTCTGCAAGACCCCCGAAGACCTCACCATCGCCCTCGCCCGCGGCATCCGTTGCTTCAACGTGGAGTCTGAAGCAGAGCTAGACACGCTCGGCGAACTTGCCGCGCAAGCCAGCGCGCAGGCGCGAGTCGCCATCCGTGTGAATCCCAACATCAGCGTCGACACGCACCCCTACATTGCCACGGGCCTCAGCGATCACAAGTTCGGCATACCGATCGCCGAGGCCCCCGCGCTCTACCGGCGCGCCGCTCAACACCCAGGCCTGCAGGTGAGCGGGATCGCCTGCCATATCGGCTCACAGATTCGCCAGCTCGACGCCTTCTCGAGTGCAGCGGGGGCACTGGTGACGCTCGCTGACGAGCTCGAAGCAACAGATGACATCATCATTGATCACCTCGATCTTGGGGGCGGCCTCGGCCTGAACGGGGATCAAAACCAGCGCACGCCAGGCATTGATGCCTATGTGCAGTGCTTGGTGAAGGCAGCGGGTCAGGGAAGCCGTGGACGCGAGATCGTGATCGAACCGGGGCGCTCCATCGTCGCCGAGGCAGGCACCCTGTTGACACGAGTGCACTACGTGAAACGCAATGGCGATCGCACCTTCGCCCTAACCGACGCCGGCATGAACGACTTCTTGCGCCCTGCCCTCTACGGGGCCGAGGTACCTGTGGCGCCTGTCCATGCGGCGGGCGAGGGTTGCCTGCCTGTGCGCTGCGATGTCGTCGGCCCCGTTTGCGAGAGCGCGGACTTCATCGCCCGCGACCGCGCCCTGCCCCTGGCGCCGAAGATGCTTCTGGCCGTGGGTGAGGCCGGCGCCTACGGGGCGAGCATGAGTTCACACTACAACGCCCGGCCAAGGGCGGCGGAGATTCTCGTGGACGGCCTAGATGCGCACCTAGTACGCGAGCGCGAGCCGCTGGAGGCGTTGATGCGCGGTGAACATCTTCTACCGGCACGGAACGCTGGCCTTGGCACCGGCAGCGCAGGCTAG
- a CDS encoding dienelactone hydrolase family protein, with the protein MLERIELAYRGGGDAPRSSSGEADEPVAGSVIWMHGLGADGHDFEPIVPELDLPQGLLLRFVFPHAPHRAVTINNGFVMRAWYDIYSLDRLNQQDEDGIRESAAAIDALIDAEIERGVPPSKIVLAGFSQGGVLAYYAGLRRTQPLAGVVALSCYLPFAGGLACALPEGGPHAPPIFAAHGAQDPTIPVALGEAARDALAKRGYAVTWKRYAMGHSVCLEEARAVGSFIAGVIGPA; encoded by the coding sequence TTGTTAGAGCGGATCGAATTGGCGTATCGAGGCGGTGGTGATGCACCGCGCAGTTCGAGCGGCGAAGCCGACGAGCCAGTGGCGGGCAGCGTCATCTGGATGCACGGGCTAGGCGCCGACGGTCACGATTTCGAGCCGATCGTGCCTGAGCTCGATCTGCCGCAGGGCCTGTTGCTGCGCTTCGTCTTCCCTCACGCGCCCCACCGCGCCGTGACCATCAACAACGGCTTTGTCATGCGCGCGTGGTACGACATCTACTCCCTCGACCGCCTCAACCAGCAGGATGAGGACGGCATTCGCGAGAGTGCCGCTGCTATCGACGCTTTGATCGATGCCGAGATCGAACGGGGTGTGCCGCCCTCGAAGATCGTGCTCGCGGGATTCTCCCAAGGGGGGGTTCTCGCCTATTACGCGGGCCTGCGCCGAACCCAGCCGCTGGCCGGCGTAGTAGCCCTCTCCTGCTATCTGCCCTTTGCGGGTGGCTTGGCCTGCGCCCTGCCTGAGGGTGGTCCGCATGCACCGCCGATTTTCGCCGCTCATGGCGCCCAGGACCCAACGATTCCTGTCGCCCTCGGCGAGGCTGCGCGCGACGCCTTGGCGAAACGCGGCTACGCCGTTACTTGGAAGCGCTACGCGATGGGCCACTCCGTGTGCCTGGAGGAGGCCCGTGCGGTGGGGAGCTTCATCGCCGGGGTGATCGGCCCCGCTTAA
- a CDS encoding S9 family peptidase, with translation MTRHINAGWSTIAVAALICSTALAEPHKSPPIFDRMDVFDLEYADDPQVSPFGDKVIYVRRANDVMQDRTAGSLWVIDVESGAHRPLVTGEGSVGSPRWSPDGERLAYVAGSDAGPVIRVRWLDSGETAAVATLDSSPEGLIWSPDGRHLAFAMDVDASTKPLAAPPAAPEGAEWAPGAKYIDHTYYRADGAGMLQPRFTHVFVVPADGGTPHQLTDGDFNHGAPVFTPDGSAVLFSADRSADWDQDPQESEIWSLRLETGALTQLTADRDGPDFSPRPSPDGRQIAYLGFDDERLSSQQTRLYLMNADGSESRPLTADFDRSVGNIQWGDDGNLWFQFDDHGRTQVAAIRPDGKDRRVVAEGLGGTTLGRPYTSGSFSVAGGTIAYTSGGGAQRPADIYVRRGERELRMTALNEDLLGHRTLGRVERLAWKSSADELEIEGWLVYPPHYQKNETYPLILEIHGGPHAAYGPAFSSEAQLYAAAGYVVLYTNPRGSTSYGQAFAQEIHHAYPSKDYDDLMSGVDAVIARGIVDEHRLYVTGGSGGGVLTAWIVGKTDRFRAAVVAKPVINWLSFSLTADGYPYFTRYWFASMPWEDPDSYWVRSPLSLVGNVKTPTMLLTGEQDFRTPISESEQYYQALKLRGVDTAMVRIPGASHGIARRPSQLIAKVDNILAWFARYSGKSEAAR, from the coding sequence ATGACCCGCCACATCAACGCCGGATGGTCCACGATCGCTGTGGCCGCGCTGATTTGCAGCACGGCCCTCGCCGAGCCTCACAAGAGCCCACCGATCTTCGATCGCATGGACGTGTTCGACCTCGAGTACGCCGACGATCCGCAGGTCTCCCCCTTCGGCGACAAGGTGATCTACGTCCGCCGGGCCAACGATGTCATGCAGGACCGCACTGCGGGCAGCCTCTGGGTGATCGACGTGGAGTCAGGTGCCCATCGCCCACTGGTCACGGGTGAGGGCAGCGTGGGCTCCCCGCGCTGGTCGCCCGACGGCGAGCGCCTTGCCTACGTGGCCGGCAGTGACGCCGGCCCGGTCATTCGCGTGCGCTGGCTCGACAGCGGTGAGACCGCCGCCGTTGCCACCCTCGACAGCAGCCCCGAAGGCCTCATCTGGTCGCCGGACGGCCGCCATTTGGCCTTCGCCATGGACGTGGACGCCTCTACGAAACCGCTTGCGGCGCCACCCGCGGCTCCCGAGGGCGCTGAATGGGCGCCCGGGGCGAAGTACATCGATCACACGTACTATCGCGCCGACGGTGCTGGAATGTTGCAACCGAGATTCACTCACGTATTCGTCGTTCCCGCGGACGGCGGGACGCCGCACCAGCTCACCGACGGCGACTTCAATCATGGCGCGCCCGTGTTTACCCCAGACGGCAGCGCCGTGCTGTTCTCCGCCGATCGCAGTGCGGACTGGGACCAAGATCCACAGGAGAGCGAGATCTGGTCTTTGCGCCTTGAGACCGGCGCGCTCACCCAACTCACCGCTGATCGGGACGGCCCAGACTTCAGCCCCCGCCCGTCACCGGACGGCCGCCAGATCGCCTACCTGGGTTTCGACGACGAGCGCCTCAGCAGCCAGCAGACGCGCCTTTACCTAATGAATGCTGACGGTAGCGAATCACGTCCCCTCACGGCGGATTTCGATCGCTCCGTAGGCAATATCCAGTGGGGCGACGACGGCAATCTCTGGTTCCAGTTCGATGACCACGGCCGCACCCAAGTCGCAGCGATCCGTCCCGACGGCAAGGACCGGCGCGTAGTCGCCGAGGGCCTCGGCGGCACCACCCTCGGCCGTCCCTACACGAGCGGCAGCTTCTCCGTTGCAGGCGGCACGATCGCCTACACGAGCGGCGGCGGCGCCCAGCGTCCCGCTGATATCTACGTGCGCCGCGGCGAGCGCGAGCTGCGCATGACCGCGCTAAACGAGGACCTCCTCGGCCATCGCACGCTAGGCCGGGTGGAGCGCCTCGCCTGGAAGTCGAGCGCCGACGAGCTGGAGATCGAGGGCTGGCTGGTCTATCCGCCGCACTATCAGAAGAACGAGACCTACCCGCTGATCCTCGAGATCCACGGCGGCCCCCACGCGGCCTACGGGCCGGCGTTCTCCTCGGAGGCTCAGCTATATGCGGCGGCCGGGTACGTCGTGCTCTACACCAACCCGCGCGGCAGCACGAGCTACGGCCAGGCCTTCGCCCAGGAGATTCACCACGCCTATCCAAGTAAAGACTACGATGATCTGATGTCCGGCGTGGACGCCGTCATCGCCCGCGGCATCGTCGATGAACATCGGCTGTACGTTACCGGTGGCTCTGGAGGCGGAGTACTGACCGCGTGGATAGTGGGCAAGACCGACCGCTTCCGAGCCGCCGTGGTGGCCAAGCCCGTGATCAACTGGCTCAGCTTCTCCCTCACCGCGGATGGCTACCCATACTTCACCCGCTACTGGTTCGCCTCCATGCCCTGGGAGGACCCCGACAGTTATTGGGTGCGCTCACCGCTCTCGCTGGTGGGCAACGTGAAGACACCGACCATGCTACTTACGGGCGAGCAAGACTTTCGCACGCCTATCTCGGAGAGCGAACAGTACTATCAGGCACTGAAACTGCGCGGCGTGGACACGGCGATGGTGCGTATCCCGGGCGCTTCCCACGGCATCGCCCGCCGACCCTCACAGCTGATCGCCAAGGTGGACAACATCCTGGCCTGGTTCGCGCGGTACTCGGGGAAAAGCGAGGCGGCGCGTTAA
- a CDS encoding hotdog fold thioesterase: MIWKSAPSLEQLNAMSHDTLLAHLGITFTAIGEDYLCATMPVDRRTRQPFGLLHGGASVVLAESLGSTAASLVVGPDSPCVGLDINANHVRGVRDGIVTGRASPKHLGRSTHVWQIDIADGRERLVCTSRLTMAVLGAVATS, translated from the coding sequence ATGATCTGGAAGTCTGCCCCAAGCCTCGAGCAACTGAACGCAATGTCGCACGACACGCTTCTCGCGCACCTTGGAATCACCTTTACCGCCATCGGTGAGGATTACCTGTGCGCCACAATGCCCGTAGATAGGCGCACGCGGCAGCCCTTCGGTCTCCTTCACGGTGGGGCGTCGGTGGTGCTGGCCGAGAGCCTGGGCAGTACGGCGGCGAGTCTGGTGGTGGGCCCCGATAGTCCCTGCGTGGGTCTGGATATCAACGCCAACCACGTGCGCGGCGTCCGAGACGGCATCGTGACCGGCCGGGCATCGCCCAAACACCTCGGCCGCAGCACCCACGTCTGGCAAATCGATATCGCTGACGGGCGGGAGCGCCTGGTGTGCACCAGTCGTCTCACCATGGCCGTCCTCGGTGCGGTGGCCACTTCGTGA
- a CDS encoding NRDE family protein has translation MCLLAIAWRCHQRYDLVFVGNRDEFYERPTQAATWWTAGERDMLGGRDLLAGGTWLGLRGDGAFATVTNVREPRARRDGARSRGHLITALMRADDPLGALAGLREDGERYAHYNLLAGTLTPTPRLAYLNNVEGDLRQNLPAGVYVLSNHRLDTPWPKAQRIRRAIQSLVDEPSRASDDQTLIDALFTVMSDRNPAPDNTLPATGLSPDRERALSSPFIETPGYGTRATTVILARAGGEARFVEQGYEAGGVAGARVDERFSLGHRA, from the coding sequence ATGTGCCTACTGGCGATCGCCTGGCGCTGCCACCAGCGCTACGACCTCGTGTTCGTCGGCAACCGTGACGAGTTCTACGAACGCCCGACCCAGGCTGCCACCTGGTGGACAGCCGGCGAGCGGGACATGTTGGGAGGACGCGATCTGCTGGCCGGCGGCACGTGGCTCGGCCTGCGTGGCGATGGCGCCTTTGCCACGGTCACCAACGTGCGTGAGCCGCGAGCTCGGCGCGATGGTGCCCGCTCTCGCGGGCATCTGATCACCGCCCTGATGCGCGCCGATGATCCCCTTGGTGCTCTAGCGGGCCTTCGCGAGGATGGCGAGCGCTACGCCCACTACAACCTGCTGGCGGGCACGTTGACGCCCACCCCCCGCTTGGCCTACCTCAACAACGTCGAAGGCGATCTCCGGCAAAATCTGCCTGCGGGCGTGTACGTGCTCAGCAATCACCGCCTTGATACCCCTTGGCCAAAGGCGCAGCGCATACGCCGCGCGATCCAGAGCCTGGTCGATGAACCTTCCCGAGCGAGCGATGATCAAACGCTCATCGACGCCCTCTTCACCGTCATGAGCGACCGCAACCCTGCGCCCGACAACACGCTCCCGGCCACCGGTCTCTCCCCCGACCGCGAACGCGCCCTGTCGTCGCCGTTCATCGAGACTCCCGGCTACGGAACGCGGGCGACCACCGTGATCCTGGCCCGCGCAGGCGGCGAGGCACGCTTCGTCGAGCAGGGCTACGAGGCTGGGGGCGTTGCCGGGGCGCGCGTCGACGAGCGATTTTCGCTAGGCCACAGAGCCTGA
- a CDS encoding autotransporter assembly complex family protein yields MAARAISLLPLIALAAMADTVSVSLGGVDGEEAKNVRAYLSLARADDDGRELNALNIRTLHSRAPQQIAEALRPFGYYEPKVSSTLTAPIETDQGQAPWQARYEITLGPAVRLQAVDLQLRGEGADDPRLVGLVAAIPLREGDRLSHPAYEQSKGQLLEIAQELGYRDATFTTARLEVDPMRAEAKVQLAFDTGIAYHFGELQLEQAVILESLLRRYATFSAGDPYSTQALLDFEYRLFDSGYFATVTLEPLAPEGDVVPIRLTATPGPRRAWNLRGGYGTDTGPRIGAGFESRRLNSRGHRLLANLELSLPQQELGAEYILPLKRPASDQRSYQLGIANQELGDTDSRRVETGVRETRRDGPWQRIRYLRYRAERNITGGDESTAQLLVPGYTLVRTRSDNVTYPTRGTYLEADVHGGLGDLLSDTSFLQLRTDLRFIHPIGKRNRLLLRGELGAIIAEDFDQLPASERFFAGGDRSVRGFALNALGPRDEEDQVVGGRYLLVASAEYEQRIVGQWGIGAFVDAGNAFNGSVNLEAAAGVGLRWLSPIGMVRFDLAHPITDGGDDWRIHFTFGPEL; encoded by the coding sequence GTGGCCGCCAGAGCCATTTCGCTGTTGCCGCTCATCGCGCTCGCGGCAATGGCGGACACGGTGTCGGTCAGCCTTGGCGGCGTAGATGGGGAAGAGGCGAAGAACGTTCGCGCCTACCTAAGCCTAGCCCGAGCCGATGATGACGGTCGCGAACTCAATGCCCTCAACATACGCACTCTTCACAGCCGCGCCCCGCAGCAGATTGCCGAGGCGCTTCGGCCCTTTGGCTATTACGAACCCAAGGTAAGCAGCACGCTGACGGCGCCCATCGAGACGGATCAGGGCCAAGCTCCTTGGCAAGCGCGCTACGAGATCACCCTTGGTCCCGCCGTGCGCCTACAAGCAGTCGACCTGCAGCTGAGGGGGGAAGGCGCCGACGACCCTCGACTGGTCGGTCTGGTAGCCGCGATCCCCTTACGCGAGGGTGACCGCCTATCCCATCCAGCGTACGAGCAGAGCAAGGGTCAGCTGCTCGAGATCGCCCAGGAGCTTGGCTACCGAGATGCCACCTTCACTACGGCTCGTCTCGAAGTCGACCCGATGCGCGCCGAAGCCAAAGTCCAGCTCGCGTTCGACACCGGTATCGCTTACCACTTCGGTGAACTGCAGCTCGAGCAAGCGGTGATACTGGAGTCGCTCCTGCGTCGCTACGCCACCTTCAGCGCCGGCGACCCCTACTCTACGCAAGCACTGCTCGACTTCGAGTACCGCCTATTCGACTCGGGCTACTTCGCCACCGTTACCTTAGAGCCCCTGGCGCCCGAGGGCGACGTAGTGCCGATCCGCCTCACCGCCACACCCGGCCCGCGTCGCGCATGGAATCTGCGCGGGGGCTATGGCACGGACACGGGCCCCCGCATCGGCGCAGGATTTGAGAGTCGCCGCCTGAACAGTCGCGGCCACCGCCTGCTCGCCAACCTCGAACTGTCTCTACCACAGCAAGAGCTCGGTGCGGAGTACATCCTGCCCCTCAAGCGCCCCGCCAGTGATCAGCGCAGCTATCAACTGGGCATAGCTAATCAAGAGCTTGGCGACACGGACAGCCGACGCGTCGAGACCGGGGTGCGCGAAACGCGACGGGACGGACCCTGGCAACGTATCCGCTACTTGCGCTACCGCGCCGAGCGCAACATCACAGGCGGTGACGAGAGTACTGCGCAGCTGCTGGTGCCGGGATACACGCTCGTACGCACCAGGAGCGACAACGTAACCTACCCCACCCGAGGTACCTACCTAGAAGCGGATGTACACGGCGGTCTGGGCGATCTCCTCTCCGATACTAGCTTCCTGCAGCTGCGCACGGACTTGCGTTTCATCCATCCTATAGGTAAACGCAATCGCCTGCTTTTGCGCGGCGAACTGGGCGCGATCATCGCCGAAGACTTCGACCAGCTACCCGCCTCGGAGCGGTTCTTCGCCGGCGGCGACCGAAGCGTCAGGGGGTTTGCCTTGAACGCACTCGGCCCACGCGATGAGGAAGACCAGGTGGTGGGAGGGCGCTATCTGCTGGTGGCGAGCGCGGAGTACGAGCAACGCATCGTCGGGCAGTGGGGCATCGGTGCATTCGTCGATGCGGGCAATGCCTTCAACGGCAGCGTCAACCTCGAAGCAGCTGCCGGGGTTGGCCTGCGTTGGCTGTCGCCGATCGGCATGGTGCGTTTCGACCTCGCTCACCCAATCACCGATGGCGGCGACGATTGGCGAATCCACTTCACTTTCGGTCCTGAGCTATGA